The DNA sequence GGATGTAAGGATACAGAAAGGCCCCTTCAACCTGGCGGGGGGGCATTTTAACCCCCATATAGCTGAACAGCCAAAGAATCACACTAATTCCAAAGACCCACGTAAAAACCCCAACGGTAGCCCCCGCCACGCTGTCGAAGGTGCCGAGGATCGTAAATTTCAATGACCGCCGGATGGCAAAGCCCATCTGGTTGATCATGTAAACCGTCGGAAAGAAAATAACCGAGAACCCCATCCAGGGCAGCAGCTTGCGGGCAAATTCACGACTGATGTACGGGCTGAGCAAATCGATACCGAATGCCAGAAATTTAAAGCCCACAATCATAGCCACAATAAAGGCAATGACCGCCACGATCTCCACGAGGAGACCTTTGCGATAACCATTGAAGGCTCCCCAGGCGAGGGGAATGAACATGAGCAGGTCGAGCGTTGTCAAAGGGCGAGAGAGGGTGCATGATTGGGTGAGTGAGCGAATGAGTCAATAGCGGCAATTCACCCAATCACGCAATCACTAATTTAATAGCTGCCGAACCATTGCCGAGATAGCTTTGCCATCGGCCTGACCAGCCAGTTCTTTGGAGGCAATGCCCATGACCTTACCCAGATCCGACGGAACCGATGCCCCCACACGGGTCATGATCGCCTGCAGTTTTGCCTTCAATTCATCGTCCGACAGTTGGCTGGGCAGATACTTCTCAATTACGGCGATTTCAGCTTCTTCAACGGCCAGAAGATCAGGACGGTTTTGCTGCCGGTAAATGTCGGCCGAATCTTTGCGCTGCTTGACGGCTTTGATGAGCACCTTCATTTCGTCGTCGGGTTTCAGCTCACCCGTACCGCCTTCTTTCGTTTCTTCGAGGAGGATCAATGATTTGACCGCCCGCAGGGCGCGAAGTTTGTCCTGGTCGCGGGCCAGCATAGCCTGTTTTATATCGGCGTCAATTTGTTGCTTGAGAGACATTGTGTGTAATGAGCGAAAGGGTGAATGAGTAACCGAATGGGTAAGCGATCGTTCGGTTACTGAACCTTCATTGTTTCAGCAAAGTTACGAATCTGTAAGTCGTAATTCGCTACAACCCGGTTTTCTGCTTTGTGCACCACAAGCAGGAGCGAGCCGGTCTTTCACCCTTTTTCTGCTTCGAACCCATGACTCGCCTGTCTGTCAACATCAACAAAATAGCAACGATTCGTAATGCCCGCAACGGCAACAACCCCGATCTGGTGAAGGTCGCCCTCGATTGCGAGCGCTTCGGCGCGCAGGGCATCACGGTACACCCCCGCCCCGATGAGCGCCATATCCGCTATCAGGATGTGCTGGATCTGAGTCAGGTCGTTACCACCGAGTTCAATATTGAGGGCAACCCCGACGACCGTTTCATTGAACTCGTTAAGCGGGTGAAGCCCGCTCAGGTGACCCTCGTACCCGACGCGCCCGATGCGATTACGTCCAACGCGGGTTGGGACACCATTACCCACGCGGATCATTTGCGAAATCTGGTCAATACCTTCAAAGCCGATGGTATCCGGGTCTCGATTTTCGTCGACGCCGACGAGCGCATGGTGGAAGGGGCCAAGGCGGTGGGCACCGACCGGATCGAACTGTATACCGAGCCGTATGCGGCTCACTATGCAGAAAATCGGGAAGCCGCCGTAGCGCCGTTTGTACAGGCAGCTTTGAAAGCGCAGGAACTGGGTCTGGGTCTGAACGCAGGGCATGACCTGAGTCTCGACAATCTGCGATTTTTCAACGAAAACGTGCCGGGTCTGGAGGAAGTCTCCATCGGGCACGCCCTCATCTGCGATGCGCTGTACCTGGGTCTGGAAAATACCATCCAGTTGTATCTGAGGGAGTTAGCGCAGAGTTGATACAGGGTATGATCAGGTTAAGGCGTGTACCACCTTTGGCAGGGATGGAACAATGCATCGTTAATCACTTTCAGGTAAGATATTTACAACGCCAAAGCAGCCAGTACCCTTCCCAGCCCGTAGCATGGTCAAGCAGTTATCCGTCGAGGAGTTTTTAGAGAAAGCGCAGTCGTTGCCCGTTGTCGACGTGCGGTCGCCGGGCGAGTATGACCATGCGCACATTCCCGGTGCCGTCAGTATCCCTCTGTTCGACAATGAAGAGCGGGCCCTGGTGGGCACTAAATACAAAAATGCCGGCAAAGACTCTGCCGTTCTGCTAGGACTCGATCTGGTGGGTCCCAAGCTGGCGGGCTTCGTCAAGCAATCGAAGAAGCTCAATCCACAAACTAAAGAGGTGCTGGTTCACTGCTGGCGGGGCGGCATGCGCAGCGGTTCCTTCGCCTGGCTGCTGGATACCGCCGGGCTAACGGCATCGACCCTCATCGGTGGTTACAAAGCATACCGGAATGCGGTACTATCGGCGTTTGCCGAACCGCGCAACCTGATCATTTTGGGCGGCAAAACCGGTAGCGGTAAGACCGATATTCTGAAAGAGCTGACCCGGCAGGGCGAACAGGTTATTGATCTGGAAGGGCTGGCGCACCACAAGGGCTCTACCTACGGGGCCATTGGTCAGTTACCACAGCCCGCTTCCGAACAGTTTGAGAATGCTATTTTCAAAGAGTGGCGAACATTGGACCCCGGCCGCCGGATCTGGCTCGAAGACGAAAGCCGAAATGTAGGTTCGTGCTTCATTCCCATGGCCCTCTGGCAGCAGATGCGGGCTGCGCCGGTAGCATTCCTCGACGTACCCAAAGCCGTTCGGGTGCAGCGGCTGGTGACTGAATATACGGGTATTGACCATGGCCTGCTGGTCGAAGCCACGCAGCGGATCAGCAAGCGGCTGGGTGGTAAGGTAACTAAAGATGCGCTCGACGCACTTACCCGAAATGACTACGCTACCGTTGCCGATCTGACACTGGACTACTACGACAAAGCGTACCTGCATGGGTTGTCGCAGCGCAACCAGGACCGGGTTCATCCGCTCAATATTGAGGCCGATAGCCCGGCAGCCACCGCCCGCCGGCTTATTGACTGGGCCGGCACTCAATTGCCGTAGCATGGCTGCTTATCCATTCGGGTAAAGCCAGGTGTACGGCCATTCGACAAAATTTTATTTTTTCTTCGTTGCGCTCATCCGACGGATAATCTCCCGTTTGGGGAAGGCCAGCCGCCAAACGGCTAGTGGTGTTTTCTGCCCTGCGAAGCAGGTTTGGCAAATAACATTTTCGGTGGGTACGGCTGCGTTGTAGACGTAGAGCGTTTCGGTGATCTTTTGGATATTGGAAATCTGGGGCAGCTTCTGCTCGGCATTGTAGAGGTAGGCGTCCAGCACTTCCCGTTCCTTGGCGCTGAGCGACTTGTTGGCAACGTCGGCGCTGCTCAACAGGCTGATATCGATACCGTATCGTTCGGCAATGGCGTTGGTACGCGGCAGATTCTGCAACTGGCATAGCTTAGCCTGCTCAGCCGGATTGGTCGTTTTTTCGAGCTGGGTCGTCAGTTCCTTCTGAATGACCGCTGTGATCTTTTCGCCGAAGTTGTCGACCGTTTCAACGAGGTCGGCGTTGGTGATTCGCTTGATTTTTTTGTCGGCCATTTCCTGTTTTAGCTCGTTAGTGTACTTCACCCGTTCGGGGTTGCAGGCGAAAAGAGTGAGTAACAGGAGGGAGGCAAACAGCTTGGAACGGTTCATAAACAGGAACTTAATACGGGTAGGTTGCGTCATTTGCTGAGAAAACGCAGGGGCGGGCGGCTTGGTTGCAACGAGATATAACAAAGCAGTACTGACCGGTTTTTTGTAATTTTGCGTTTTATCGATTGTCTTACTCCATCCTTGATCAAGGATAGCAACATTATATAGTATGCTCGACCAGTTAGAAGCCATTCGTGAGCGCTTCGACGAAGTAGCCCAGCAAATTGTTCAGCCGGAAGCTGTTTCGGATCAGAAACGGTTCATGAAGCTGAGTAAAGAATATAAAGATCTGGAAAAGATCGTTGTCCAGTACCGGGCCTACCAGCAGCTGCTCGAAGAAATCGAGAACGCCAAGCAGGTTATTGCGACCGAGAAGGACGAAGACTTCCGCGAAATGGCCAAAGGCGAACTCGACGAGCTACTGCCCCGCCGGGATGCGCTCGAAGAAACGCTGAAAGAAATGCTGATGCCCAAGGATCCGAATGACAGTAAAAACGTCATTCTGGAAGTGCGGGGCGGTACCGGTGGCGACGAAGCCGCTATTTTTGCCGGCGATATCTTTCGGATGTACCAGCGCTTCTGCGAAAAAATGGGCTGGAAAATGTCGCTCGTTGATTACACCGAAGGAACATCGGGTGGTTACAAGGAAATTATCACCGAGATCGAGGGCGACGATGTGTATGGCAAACTCAAATTCGAGTCGGGTGTTCACCGGGTGCAGCGCGTACCGGCTACCGAAACCCAGGGTCGGATTCATACGTCAGCAGCCAGCGTAGCGGTGTTGCCCGAAGCGGAAGAAGTTGACGTCGAACTCAACATGAATGATATCCGTAAGGATACCTTTTGTTCATCGGGTGCTGGTGGTCAGTCGGTAAACACCACCTACTCGGCCGTTCGCCTGACCCACATTCCTACTGGTCTGGTGGTACAATGTCAGGATGAACGTTCGCAGCTGAAAAACTTCGATAAGGCGCTCACCGTACTACGGTCGCGGCTGTACGAAATCGAATTACAGAAACACAATGACGCCATTGCGTCACAGCGCAAGACGATGGTGGGAAGTGGCGACCGGTCTGACAAGATCCGGACGTACAATTATCCCCAAAGTCGCGTAACGGATCACCGTATTGGCATGACGGTTCATAACCTGTCGGCGGTGATGGACGGCGACATCGGTGATTTTATCGAGCAACTCCGCATTGCCGAAAACGCCGAGCGGCTGAAAGAAGGAGCGGCCGCCTAGTCTGTACGAAATCCTAAGTAACGAACAATCCCTCGGCTACCCGCAGCAGCCGGGGGATTGCTTTTTTTCGTGGACATTACACGCCTGCGCTAGTCCAGCCCTGCGCCCGAATGGGCGTTTGCTGACCAGCTTTGGTAGCTAAAACAACCTGGGTGGGGTCGGCGGTGAGGTAGCCGATGGCGGTAATCCGGGCATTGGTCGATAGTTTCTCGAACTCCTGCGGACGAACGGTGAACAGCAGTTCGTAATCTTCACCGCCGTTGAGGGCGGCCGTAACGGGACTGATTTTGAACTCGTCGGCGGCAAGGAGGGCTTGGTCGTCAAGCGGGATATTCTCGTCGAAAATAACCGCGCCCGTATTTGACTGCCGGCAGAGGTGCAGCAGTTCAGACGCTAAGCCGTCGGAGATGTCGATCATGGCCGTAGGTCGGATGCCGAGGTCGCGCAGCTCGTGAACCATGTCGGTACGGGCATCGGGACGAAGTTGACGCTGTACCAGATAGGCACGCTCCTCCGACAGATCAGGCTGCATATTCGGATCGGCCAGAAATACCTGCTTCTCGCGTTCCAGCAACTGCAAACCCAGGTAGGCCGCACCGAGGTCGCCCGTTACGCAGATCACGTCATTGACCTGAGCCGTATTCCGGTAAGTAATCAGGTCTTTGGGTACCTTGCCCAGTACCGACACCGAGATGATCAGTCCCGATCGGGACGCGGTCGTATCACCCCCCACGAGATCGACGTTATAGGCTGCGCAGGCGGCCCGGATGCCTTCGTACAGTTCATCGACGGCTTCGACGGGAAAGCGGCTGCTGAGACCTACGCTCACGGTAATCTGCACGGGCAGGCCGTTCATAGCCGCAATATCCGACACGTTTACTGCTACCGCTTTGTAGCCAAGGTGTTTCAGCGGTACGTAAGTAAGGTCGAAGTGGATACCTTCAACGAGCATGTCGGTGGCTAGCAGGCCGTAATCAGAACCCCAGTCGAACACGGCGGCATCGTCACCAATACCACGGATGGTTTCGGGGTGTACGGGGGCGGGTGTTGCCTGCCGAATCCGTTCGATCAGGCCAATTTCGCCAATAGTATTGAGGTCAGTCATAAGCAGGTTGGTGAGCGGAGGAGTTAGGGAGTCGATCAGCTGGTAACCGGCTTACTAACTCCTCCACTGACATAAAAAAGCCGTTCTGTTTGATTAACGGAACGGCTCAAGAATGAAATTGGTTTGCGGAACGCTACGGGTTCGAGAGCGTATAGGTATTGGTTGTGTTTCCAGTTTTCAGGCTGGGCGTTGTCCGGGTTATTTTCAGCTCCGAATCGGTTAGCGACACAATGGTAAATTCGATCGACCCATTCGTGGTACCGGACGGTACAGGGTTTAGGTTCGTCAGTAGAAGACGATTGTCGGAAGGAATTGAATACTGACCTGTAAAGGTATTGTTATCGAATTCCGTATAGGTGACCACGGGCGGCTTGCTCAGGTCGAGTTTGAATGAAGTGTAGTTGCGAACGTTGGCGGTAGCACCCCGGGTGTAGACCGTAGCGCTGTTTTCTTCGACGATTCGGGCGGTCCAGACTTTGGCGATACGTTCCGAAACGGGAGCTACTTTTTTCTTGCCGCAACCCGTCAGCAGGTTTATCAAGGCTACTACGGCAAAAAAGGCAATGAAAGAAGTCTTTCTCATAGTTAACTGTTGCATAGGATCAGAAGTGGCTAAAGTTACGCTAAATTTGACATCACCTACAAAAACAGTACCCAATTATTCACTTCACCAACTTACCGGCCGGCATGACGCCCGATACCTCTGTACTGCCTCCTTACACTCGTTCGCAGCTTGCCCTGCGTAATGGCAGCGATCGCGACGAGATCTGGTGCGCCTACCAATCGATCATTTATGACGTATCGGCGTCGCGGCTGTGGCGAACGGGCAAGCACTACGAGCACTGGGCCGGGCAGGACTTGACGGCCGAACTGGCCGACGCTCCGCATGCCGACTGGGTGTTCGCCAAATTTCCGATGGTCGGACGGTTGGTGTGAATGACTGAAATGAACGCTGATGACTCAACTTATTGCCGATAGCGGCTCAACAAAAACCGACTGGCGCCTGGTCGGTGCCGGTTTAGTTCCTGTAGAGATTCATACCGACGGTATCAACCCGTATTACCAGACAACGGAACAAATCACCGATGTATTGCGGGCTCAGTTGCTGCCCGGCCTGAACGAAAGGCCCGTATCCGATGTGTTTTTCTACGGTGCGGGCTGCAGCGGCCCGGCTGTTAACGGCATCGTAGCCGATGCGTTGCGGGCAGTGCTGCCAGGTGTGCAGACGGTCGACGTGAACAGCGATATGCTCGGGGCTGCCCGGGCGGCTGCGGGTCGGGAGCCGGGGATCGTGTGTATTTTAGGGACGGGCTCCAACGCCTGCTGCTACGATGGCAACCAGATTACGCGGGGTATTCAGTCGCTGGGTTTCTGGCTGGGCGACGAGGGGAGTGGCGGGTACCTGGGCAAAACTCTCGTGCGCGATTTTTTTCAGGAACGGCTCCCGGCCGATCTGCAGGCCACCTTTAAACAGCGGTATGTGCTGGACCGGGCAACGCTGCTCGATAATGCCTACCAGAAGCCGTATCCTAATCGCTATTTTGCTTCGTTCACGCCGTTTTTATCTGAAAACATCGACCATCCACACATCGTTGGGCTGGTAAAGGACGCCTTCAGTCTATTTCTGACGACTTATGTTCAGCGATTCCCTGAGGCCAGTACATGGCCGGTCCACTTTGTGGGGTCAGTGGCGCACTATTTCGCTGGTCTGTTGCAAGAGGCTGTTTTACAGGCCGGCTTGCTCATGGGTCATATCTTGAAAGCCCCTGCGGAACGGCTGGTTGAATTTCATAAAAGAGGGTGAGTTTCACGCGTTGGCCGTACCTTTGTGGTCAAAGTATATATACCGAGGAGCGGAGCTAGAACACGCTAAGTACGAATGGCAGCACGATATTTTTTGAAAGTAAAAGACGTAGTTCGGGAAACCCCCGACGCCGTAACGATAACCTTTTGGCACCCCATCAGCGAAGAGATCCGGTACCTACCGGGTCAGTTTCTTACCTTCCTGCTCAACATTAACGGACAGAAGGTGCGCCGGTCCTATTCCATGTCCTCGTCGCCCCACGTCGATGTGTCGCTGGCCGTATCCGTAAAGCGGGTACCGGGCGGCCTGGCTTCGAACTATCTCTGCGATCAGATCCATTCCGGCGACATTATTGAAACGCTGGAACCGATGGGTACGTTTGTGCCGAAGCTGGAGCCCCAGAACCGCCGGACGCTGATCCTGATCGGTGCCGGCAGCGGTATTACCCCCTTGTTTTCGATGGCGAAATCAGCCCTGCACGTCGAGCCGGGGAGCCGGGTGTGGCTTATCTACGGCAACCGTAGTCAGGAATCGATTGTCTATAAAGCGCATCTGGACGCCATGGAGCAGGCTTATGGCCGGTCACGCTTTCAGGTCACCCACGTATTGAGCCAGCCCTCGGCGGGTTGGTCGGGCCTCACCGGCCGGCTGAATCAGCATACCCTCACCCGCTTACTGGAGGACGTGCCCGCTGCCGACCGGCAAAACGCGAGTGTTTACCTCTGCGGGCCCGATGGTATGATGGCCGAAGCCCGCTCGGCGCTGGCACTGGTTGGTGTTCCGGCAGATCGGGTACACAAGGAAAGCTTCGTGAGTGCGCCCGTAGCGGCTGGCGATGTTATCGAAGAACCCATGGCCGACGATGACGATACCGGATCACCGGAAGTGACGGTCGTCTATGAAGGCAGCGAGTACAAATTCGCCGTGGCTCCGCACCAGACGATTCTGGAAGCGGCTCTGGATTTAGACATTGACCTGCCTTATTCCTGCCAGGCGGGTATGTGTACGGCTTGTCTGGGCCGCTGCACATCGGGTACCGTAAAGCTGGACGAGGAAGACGGCCTGTCCGAATCCGAAATCAAAGCGGGCTATGTACTGACCTGCGTAGCACACCCCGTCGGCCGCGACGTCGTAATTGAAATAGAATAGCTTTTCTCGGCCGAACAAAACGTTCGGTTCTGAACTGTAATGCCGGACGTCCTGTCCGGCCGTGGAAACGAAAGGGCTACCTTATCTACCCACGGCCGGGCGGGACGTCCGGCGTTGTGCTAGTGCTCATCATCGGGCTTTGCGGCCGGGCGCGGAACCGGAGCTATTTTGGGTGTTGCTTTGCCCTGTACTCGTGGCATCGTCTTTGGTACAGGCGGTGCTGCCGGTGCATCGAGTTGAGCAGGTGCGGCCGGGATCGCTGGGACTACTGCATTAGGCGCTACAGCAGGCCGGGGCAGGCGCGGAGTTCGTGGGGCACGAGCGCGTGTTGGCCAGACCGCTCTCAAATCATATTTATACTCGACCATGTTGTCTGCGGGAGCAGCCGGTGCCGCAGGCTCATTGGATATGGTTGGGGTCGCTGGTCGTAGTGCATTTGGCGCTTTTGCAGGACGGGGAGGTCTGGCCGGGGCAGCAGGACGTGCGGGGGAATTGATTCGACCATCCAGCTGATCCAGGTTCATGTTCAGCTCGCGTAATTGCCAGTCAGTTTGCCGATTGAGCCTGTTCATTTCCCGATTGAGATTGAGCTCCAGTTCTCTGTTCAGTTTTAGATTCAACTCGTGATCGAGGTAGGAACTACCCGTCAATTTTTCACTGTGTTTCTCAATTTCGCTGGTTAGCCGGTCAATCTGCTCACCAAGTTCCTCCGATTCACGCTCCAGTTTCTCCATCGGTTGCCGGGCGGCTTCCTGTTTCGTCTTGACCTCTTCAAATTGCCTGTTCAACGCTTCCATGTTGGTTTCGAGCTTTTTGATTTCGGGTTCGAGAGCCGCTATCTGCTTCTCCACGTCGGCCTGACTCAATTTTTGCTTTCCATCATTGTGCAGAAGACGCTGATGCTTTTCAACCAGCGCATCACGCTGTTCCATGAGTTTGTCTTTACGCCAATTGAGTACGTCATTATTCCGACTGATTTCCTCAAATGGAAACCTTAATTTCTCCATCTGGAGACGGATCGATTCCATCTGCCGGGAACGTTGGGTAATGAGCCTGCTCAAACTATCTGTCTGCCGCTGAAATAAGGCTCTTTGGTTATCGAGCGTGTCAGACTGCGGTTGCCGGAAACTCGCAATGACCGGCGCATCACTGGAATTATCTTTGTAATTGATCTTGTCCAGGCCAGCCAGCGTGCCACCCAGTTCGTCAGGAATGGCCGTTTGGGCGCTGACTATGATGTTGTCGTAATCAATCTGCTCTAGTCCTTCGGCTAGTGCATTCATGCCTGCTCCCAGAGAATTATTGGTTTCAATGATGGTTAGCAGGATATCCCGGTCTGGTTGTTTAACGGTGTCAAGTGAGAGTTTTCCGCCCATCACCTGATCGTATTGAGTCTGTAAGCGGGCAACATGAGCAGCGGAGAGCTTTTTCCCCTGCCAAATTACGTAGTCAATGGTTTTGTTATCCGTGATGCCGAACTCAGTGCGCGCATCAACTTTATGACGTCGGCTTGCTCTCGACTGCGCTTTGCGAGGCTTCGGCTCATCCCGCTGCTGCACGGCATAGACCGACACGCTGACCAGCAACAGCGTTGCCAGCGTCATACCAGCCAGACTGGCGTTGGAGACAAACGGTCGGGTTGGAATACCCAGCATGCGTTGAACCCGATGCAGCAAATGCTGACGCTTGCCGGCAAACGCCATCGCCAGGGCGGGTGTCGGCGTTGTTTGCCTCAGGCGGACTTCCTCCACGCGGGCCAGCGCCTGAGCCAGCATACGGCCATTTCCGCCAATGGCCACTACGGCCATATCATCGCAGCAGTGTTCACGCTCTTCACGCACCCGGGCAGACAGCCACCATAAGGCTGGGTGGAAGAAATATAGTACTTCCATGACCGACTGAAGCAGGTTAACAGCGTAATCATGTCGTTTGATGTGCGCCAACTCGTGGGCCAGTACTGCTTCAACTTCGCGAATGGATAAGCTGGATGCCAGGCTGATGGGAACCAGTAAGACGGGTTTCAGCACTCCTACCACCATGGGCACCGCGATGCGAGCCGATTCGCGCACCTGAACAACCGCCCGCACTGCCAGCGCCGACCGCAACGGATCGACTAGTTCTGTCCAGCCGGTTGTTGATGATAACGTAGCCCTGCGGCTCAGGCGTTGCAGGTAGATCCAGCCACCCGCGAGCCGGATGCCGAACAGAAGTACGCCAATCAGGTACACCAGCACGAACTGGCTGAGGTAAGTTTCTAGAAATTCCCGCACCTGTTGCTGCCAGGGTAATGACTGGTAGGTCAGTGGCTGGATAATGGTTTGCCAGTTGGCGGGTATCGATTGAGTCAGATCCGGTTTCGCCAGCGCTGTGACGGGCTGATAGCACCAAACGAACGTAGCTATCGATACCAGTAACTGAGTTAACAGCGTAAGTGAACTAATCCGATAGCGAAGGTTACTCGGTTTATTACGCAACAGGTGCAGTAAAACAGCCGTGGGCAGCACCAGCGCGAAGCCCTGCCATAGGGCGTGGAGCAGCGTCCAGCCCAATGCGTTGGCTACGGAGCCAGACATGAAATCAATTGAATTCATCGGATGAATTGATTTGACTAAGGAGTTTTTTTATCTCGTCCAATTCCTGTCGTGAGGCCTTGTGTTGGCCCAGTAGCTGCATAACCAGTTTCGAGGCCGACCCCCGGAAGGCGGTTTCAACAAATCGGTCAACCAGACCCCGTTGGGTTTCTTCTTCCGTCACGGCCGCAACGTAGGTGTGCGACCGGTTGGCTTCTTCGCGGGTGAGCAAGCCTTTCTCGTGCATGATCTGCATCAATTTCAGGGCCGTTGTATACCCGATATCCCGGCTTTGGCTCAGGCTTTCGTGTACCTGACGAACCGTACTTGGCCCACTAGTCCAGAGTACGTGCAGGATTTCCAGTTCAGCATCTGTCGGCTTCATTATCTATCTACGAATGATTTCGTAGTAAACATATACGAAGCAATTCGTAGATGCAATAGGCTGAACAAAAAAGTTTCATAAATGCTTGACGTAACAGGGGCTAAGGTGCGTTATCTTACACCCGTGTCGACTCTTTACAAAAACAGATCTGAGTCTGTACTATGTCCATGACCGCTAACGAAAACGTTACTATTTTAACCCGTGCACCCCGCCAGTTTATTGGAGAAGCCATTGTTCTCTCCAACTGGGAAACCGTAAAACCTTATTATGACGATCTGCTTAATCGGCCCATCAATGATGCTGATGACCTTAGGCGCTGGCTGATCGACCGGAGCGAACTGGAATCGTATCTGTCGGAGAATTTTGCGTGGCGCTACATCAAAATGACCTGCGATACGGCTAACGAAGCGCT is a window from the Spirosoma rigui genome containing:
- the mnmH gene encoding tRNA 2-selenouridine(34) synthase MnmH yields the protein MVKQLSVEEFLEKAQSLPVVDVRSPGEYDHAHIPGAVSIPLFDNEERALVGTKYKNAGKDSAVLLGLDLVGPKLAGFVKQSKKLNPQTKEVLVHCWRGGMRSGSFAWLLDTAGLTASTLIGGYKAYRNAVLSAFAEPRNLIILGGKTGSGKTDILKELTRQGEQVIDLEGLAHHKGSTYGAIGQLPQPASEQFENAIFKEWRTLDPGRRIWLEDESRNVGSCFIPMALWQQMRAAPVAFLDVPKAVRVQRLVTEYTGIDHGLLVEATQRISKRLGGKVTKDALDALTRNDYATVADLTLDYYDKAYLHGLSQRNQDRVHPLNIEADSPAATARRLIDWAGTQLP
- a CDS encoding pyridoxine 5'-phosphate synthase, encoding MTRLSVNINKIATIRNARNGNNPDLVKVALDCERFGAQGITVHPRPDERHIRYQDVLDLSQVVTTEFNIEGNPDDRFIELVKRVKPAQVTLVPDAPDAITSNAGWDTITHADHLRNLVNTFKADGIRVSIFVDADERMVEGAKAVGTDRIELYTEPYAAHYAENREAAVAPFVQAALKAQELGLGLNAGHDLSLDNLRFFNENVPGLEEVSIGHALICDALYLGLENTIQLYLRELAQS
- the thiL gene encoding thiamine-phosphate kinase, with the translated sequence MTDLNTIGEIGLIERIRQATPAPVHPETIRGIGDDAAVFDWGSDYGLLATDMLVEGIHFDLTYVPLKHLGYKAVAVNVSDIAAMNGLPVQITVSVGLSSRFPVEAVDELYEGIRAACAAYNVDLVGGDTTASRSGLIISVSVLGKVPKDLITYRNTAQVNDVICVTGDLGAAYLGLQLLEREKQVFLADPNMQPDLSEERAYLVQRQLRPDARTDMVHELRDLGIRPTAMIDISDGLASELLHLCRQSNTGAVIFDENIPLDDQALLAADEFKISPVTAALNGGEDYELLFTVRPQEFEKLSTNARITAIGYLTADPTQVVLATKAGQQTPIRAQGWTSAGV
- the prfA gene encoding peptide chain release factor 1, with protein sequence MLDQLEAIRERFDEVAQQIVQPEAVSDQKRFMKLSKEYKDLEKIVVQYRAYQQLLEEIENAKQVIATEKDEDFREMAKGELDELLPRRDALEETLKEMLMPKDPNDSKNVILEVRGGTGGDEAAIFAGDIFRMYQRFCEKMGWKMSLVDYTEGTSGGYKEIITEIEGDDVYGKLKFESGVHRVQRVPATETQGRIHTSAASVAVLPEAEEVDVELNMNDIRKDTFCSSGAGGQSVNTTYSAVRLTHIPTGLVVQCQDERSQLKNFDKALTVLRSRLYEIELQKHNDAIASQRKTMVGSGDRSDKIRTYNYPQSRVTDHRIGMTVHNLSAVMDGDIGDFIEQLRIAENAERLKEGAAA
- a CDS encoding GatB/YqeY domain-containing protein, encoding MSLKQQIDADIKQAMLARDQDKLRALRAVKSLILLEETKEGGTGELKPDDEMKVLIKAVKQRKDSADIYRQQNRPDLLAVEEAEIAVIEKYLPSQLSDDELKAKLQAIMTRVGASVPSDLGKVMGIASKELAGQADGKAISAMVRQLLN
- a CDS encoding CvpA family protein; translated protein: MFIPLAWGAFNGYRKGLLVEIVAVIAFIVAMIVGFKFLAFGIDLLSPYISREFARKLLPWMGFSVIFFPTVYMINQMGFAIRRSLKFTILGTFDSVAGATVGVFTWVFGISVILWLFSYMGVKMPPRQVEGAFLYPYIRPIAPKVMDKAAVWVPQGLEAGKKWRAEIN
- a CDS encoding ferredoxin--NADP reductase is translated as MAARYFLKVKDVVRETPDAVTITFWHPISEEIRYLPGQFLTFLLNINGQKVRRSYSMSSSPHVDVSLAVSVKRVPGGLASNYLCDQIHSGDIIETLEPMGTFVPKLEPQNRRTLILIGAGSGITPLFSMAKSALHVEPGSRVWLIYGNRSQESIVYKAHLDAMEQAYGRSRFQVTHVLSQPSAGWSGLTGRLNQHTLTRLLEDVPAADRQNASVYLCGPDGMMAEARSALALVGVPADRVHKESFVSAPVAAGDVIEEPMADDDDTGSPEVTVVYEGSEYKFAVAPHQTILEAALDLDIDLPYSCQAGMCTACLGRCTSGTVKLDEEDGLSESEIKAGYVLTCVAHPVGRDVVIEIE
- a CDS encoding N-acetylglucosamine kinase, yielding MTQLIADSGSTKTDWRLVGAGLVPVEIHTDGINPYYQTTEQITDVLRAQLLPGLNERPVSDVFFYGAGCSGPAVNGIVADALRAVLPGVQTVDVNSDMLGAARAAAGREPGIVCILGTGSNACCYDGNQITRGIQSLGFWLGDEGSGGYLGKTLVRDFFQERLPADLQATFKQRYVLDRATLLDNAYQKPYPNRYFASFTPFLSENIDHPHIVGLVKDAFSLFLTTYVQRFPEASTWPVHFVGSVAHYFAGLLQEAVLQAGLLMGHILKAPAERLVEFHKRG
- a CDS encoding cytochrome b5 domain-containing protein; amino-acid sequence: MTPDTSVLPPYTRSQLALRNGSDRDEIWCAYQSIIYDVSASRLWRTGKHYEHWAGQDLTAELADAPHADWVFAKFPMVGRLV